From one Chanodichthys erythropterus isolate Z2021 chromosome 3, ASM2448905v1, whole genome shotgun sequence genomic stretch:
- the LOC137017669 gene encoding protein TsetseEP-like, translating into MSQFYFSARKIRPLESEDNLKIVATMRKAYNFVLIKEGNSTTTLPEPQHQAQTEPQPQAQLEPQHQAQPEPQHQAQTEPQPQAQTEPQPQAQTEPQPQAQLEPQHQAQPEPQHQAQTEPQPQAQPEPQHQFLALAESQPRAQEKETFYLLDLYPVSLPVKEQPPLKKESVAGNVVGKKFSNMTP; encoded by the exons ATGTCCCAATTCTATTTTTCGGCAAGAAAGATAAGGCCTCTGGAAAGTGAGGATAACCTAAAAATTGTGGCCACCATGAGAAAGGCCTACAATTTTGTATTGATCAAAGAAG GGAACTCCACGACGACATTGCCAGAGCCCCAGCAtcaggcccagaccgagccccagcctcAGGCCCAGCTAGAGCCCCAGCATCAGGCCCAGCCAGAGCCACAGCAtcaggcccagaccgagccccagcctcaggcccagaccgagccccagcctcaggcccagaccgagccccagcctcAGGCCCAGCTAGAGCCCCAGCATCAGGCCCAGCCAGAGCCACAGCAtcaggcccagaccgagccccagcctcAGGCCCAGCCAGAGCCACAGCATCAGTTCTTGGCCCTGGCTGAGTCCCAGCCTCGGGCCCAGGAAAAAGAGACATTTTATCTTTTAGATTTATACCCCGTCTCTCTCCCTGTgaaagaacaaccccccctcaAAAAAGAAAGT gTTGCCGGAAATGTAGTAGGCAAAAAGTTTTCAAATATGACTCCATAA